The following coding sequences lie in one Zingiber officinale cultivar Zhangliang chromosome 2B, Zo_v1.1, whole genome shotgun sequence genomic window:
- the LOC122046760 gene encoding eukaryotic translation initiation factor 3 subunit J-like, with translation MADWDEEDFEPAVPGLATNQPKTQWDDEDVEDAHVKESWEDEEDSVEAPKPEQEAKTTASKAGPKSAGKKDKLPEAKTSNVADDVLADPVAEKLRQQRLVEESDYKSTAELFARKGDQKTLDNFIPKSENDFLEYAELLSYKICPHEKSFHYIGLLKAILRLSMTSLKAADAKEVAASASAIANEKLKAEKEANAGKKKQGAKKKQLHVDKADDDYSATDGYDGVDDYDFM, from the exons ATGGCCGATTGGG ATGAAGAAGATTTTGAACCAGCAGTTCCAGGTTTAGCCACTAATCAGCCAAAGACCCAGTGGGACGATGAGGATGTGGAAGATGCACATGTTAAAGAATCCTGGGAGGATGAAGAAGATAGTGTAGAG GCACCAAAGCCAGAACAAGAGGCAAAAACTACTGCTTCAAAGGCAGGCCCCAAAAGTGCAGGGAAGAAAGACAAATTGCCTGAAGCTAAGACATCTAATGTAGCTGATGATGTTCTAGCAGATCCTGTTGCTGAGAAACTTCGCCAACAAAG ACTTGTTGAAGAATCTGATTACAAGTCAACTGCAGAGTTGTTTGCCAGGAAAGGTGATCAGAAGACCCTAGACAACTTTATTCCTAAGTCGGAGAATGATTTTCTAGAATACGCCGAGCTGCTTTCTTATAAAATTTGCCCTCATGAG AAAAGTTTTCATTACATTGGCCTTCTTAAAGCAATCTTGAGGCTTTCTATGACTTCACTAAAAGCAGCAGACGCGAAAGAAGTAGCGGCCTCAGCTTCTGCAATTGCAAACGAGAAGCTCAAGGCAGAAAAGGAAGCCAATGCAGGAAAGAAAAAGCAAG GTGCAAAGAAAAAACAGCTTCACGTAGACAAGGCTGATGATGACTACAGTGCTACTGATGGTTATGATGGTGTGGATGATTATGATTTCATGTGA